One genomic region from Corvus hawaiiensis isolate bCorHaw1 chromosome 21, bCorHaw1.pri.cur, whole genome shotgun sequence encodes:
- the CERCAM gene encoding inactive glycosyltransferase 25 family member 3 isoform X3 produces MEMQSHSTELGAQQTTTWTTRPLCCRSGWGPWGRTITRWPGRCKRSPGEAGSYPDELGPKHWSDKRYENLMKLKQEALTYAREQQADYILFMDTDSILTNNQTLKFLMAQNKSVVAPMLDSQTFYSNFWCGITPQGYYRRTADYFPTKNRQRVGCFRVPMVYATFLIDLRKEETSQLAFYPPHPNYTWAFDDIIVFAYSCQEAGAEVYVCNQHHFGYINVPVKAHQTLEDDHANFVHLTLEAMVDGPPMQRSRHISLLPRPLTKMGFDEIFLINLVRRPDRRQRMLASLQELEIVPRVVDAVDGSTLNSSDIKVLGVDLLPGYYDPFSGRTLTKGEVGCFLSHYNIWKEIVSRGLEQSVVFEDDVRFEAAFPARLQRLMKELEQAQQDWDLIYLGRKQVNDEDEAPVKGVRNLVVAGYSYWTLAYVISYHGAQKLLATKPLSKMLPVDEYLPIMYDKHPNEDYKRHFTPRNLLVFSAHPLLVYPTHYAGDSNWLSDTETSTIWDDDAKTTDWVGSQKTQRDSRGSAGHLRSTARDEL; encoded by the exons ATGGAGATGCAGagccacagcacagagctgg GTGCGCAACAGACCACAACTTGGACAACACGACCGCTATGCTGCAGGAGTGGTTGGGGGCCGTGGGGAAGGACTATCACTCGGTGGCCTGGAAGGTGCAAGAGGAGCCCAGGTGAGGCTGG ctcctaCCCTGATGAGCTTGGTCCCAAGCACTGGAGTGACAAACGCTATGAAAACTTGATGAAGTTGAAGCAGGAAGCTCTCACCTATGCCCGGGAGCAGCAAGCAGACTACATCCTG TTCATGGACACTGACAGCATACTGACCAACAACCAGACCCTCAAGTTTCTCATGGCGCAGAACAAGTCAGTGGTGGCCCCCATGCTGGACTCGCAGACCTTCTACTCCAACTTCTGGTGTGGCATCACACCCCAG GGATACTATCGCCGGACAGCTGACTACTTCCCCACCAAGAACCGGCAGCGGGTGGGCTGCTTCCGTGTCCCCATGGTCTATGCCACCTTTCTGATCGACCTGCGGAAGGAGGAGACCTCACAACTGGCTTTCTATCCGCCCCATCCCAACTACACCTGGGCCTTCGACGACATCATTGTCTTTGCCTACTCCTGCCAGGAGGCTG GTGCGGAGGTCTATGTGTGCAACCAGCACCACTTTGGTTACATCAATGTTCCCGTGAAGGCCCACCAGACGCTGGAGGATGATCATGCCAACTTTGTGCATCTCACACTGGAGGCCATGG TGGATGGTCCCCCCATGCAGCGCTCCAGGCACATTTCCCTCCTGCCCAGGCCGCTCACAAAAATGGGCTTTGATGAA atCTTCCTGATCAACCTGGTGCGGAGGCCAGACCGGCGGCAGCGAATGCTGgcatccctgcaggagctggagattGTTCCACGGGTTGTGGATGCTGTGGATGGCAG CACCCTCAACAGCAGTGACATCAAGGTGCTGGGTGTGGACCTGCTACCTGGGTACTATGATCCCTTCTCCGGTCGCACGCTTACCAAGGGCGAGGTTGGCTGCTTCCTCAGCCACTACAATATCTGGAAGGAG ATTGTGTCCCGGGGGCTGGAGCAGTCAGTGGTCTTCGAGGATGATGTGCGCTTCGAGGCTGCCTTCCCAGCACGGCTGCAGCGGCTGatgaaggagctggagcaggcacagcaggactGGGACCTCAT CTACCTGGGGAGGAAACAGGTGAATGACGAGGACGAGGCACCTGTGAAGGGCGTGCGGAACCTGGTGGTGGCCGGGTACTCGTACTGGACACTGGCCTACGTCATCTCCTACCATGGGGCACAGAAGCTGCTGGCCACCAAACCCCTCTCCAAAATGCTGCCGGTGGATGAGTATCTGCCCATCATGTATGACAAGCACCCCAA CGAGGATTACAAGCGGCACTTCACCCCACGGAACTTGCTGGTGTTCTCGGCTCACCCCCTCCTGGTTTATCCCACTCACTATGCTGGGGACAGCAACTGGCTGAGTGACACCGAGACCTCCACCATCTGGGATGACGATGCCAAGACAACTGACTGGGTTGGCTCACAGAAGACTCAGAGGGACTCACGGGGGAGTGCTGGCCACCTCCGCTCCACGGCCCGCGACGAGCTCTGA
- the CERCAM gene encoding inactive glycosyltransferase 25 family member 3 isoform X2 produces the protein MGAAGPLCTLLLLLGTGTGTGTGTGTGTGPAPPRLVLALLARNAQHSLPHCLGALERLDYPTGSIALWCATDHNLDNTTAMLQEWLGAVGKDYHSVAWKVQEEPSSYPDELGPKHWSDKRYENLMKLKQEALTYAREQQADYILFMDTDSILTNNQTLKFLMAQNKSVVAPMLDSQTFYSNFWCGITPQGYYRRTADYFPTKNRQRVGCFRVPMVYATFLIDLRKEETSQLAFYPPHPNYTWAFDDIIVFAYSCQEAGAEVYVCNQHHFGYINVPVKAHQTLEDDHANFVHLTLEAMVDGPPMQRSRHISLLPRPLTKMGFDEIFLINLVRRPDRRQRMLASLQELEIVPRVVDAVDGSTLNSSDIKVLGVDLLPGYYDPFSGRTLTKGEVGCFLSHYNIWKEIVSRGLEQSVVFEDDVRFEAAFPARLQRLMKELEQAQQDWDLIYLGRKQVNDEDEAPVKGVRNLVVAGYSYWTLAYVISYHGAQKLLATKPLSKMLPVDEYLPIMYDKHPNEDYKRHFTPRNLLVFSAHPLLVYPTHYAGDSNWLSDTETSTIWDDDAKTTDWVGSQKTQRDSRGSAGHLRSTARDEL, from the exons ATGGGCGCTGCGGGGCCGCTCTGCAccctccttctgctgctgggcaccggcaccggcaccggcaccggcaccggcaccggcaccgggccAGCCCCACCGCGCCTGGTACTCGCCCTCCTGGCCCGGAACGCGCAGCACTCACTGCCGCACTGCCTGGGAGCCCTGGAGCGCTTGGACTATCCCACGGGCAGCATTGCCCTGTG GTGCGCAACAGACCACAACTTGGACAACACGACCGCTATGCTGCAGGAGTGGTTGGGGGCCGTGGGGAAGGACTATCACTCGGTGGCCTGGAAGGTGCAAGAGGAGCCCAG ctcctaCCCTGATGAGCTTGGTCCCAAGCACTGGAGTGACAAACGCTATGAAAACTTGATGAAGTTGAAGCAGGAAGCTCTCACCTATGCCCGGGAGCAGCAAGCAGACTACATCCTG TTCATGGACACTGACAGCATACTGACCAACAACCAGACCCTCAAGTTTCTCATGGCGCAGAACAAGTCAGTGGTGGCCCCCATGCTGGACTCGCAGACCTTCTACTCCAACTTCTGGTGTGGCATCACACCCCAG GGATACTATCGCCGGACAGCTGACTACTTCCCCACCAAGAACCGGCAGCGGGTGGGCTGCTTCCGTGTCCCCATGGTCTATGCCACCTTTCTGATCGACCTGCGGAAGGAGGAGACCTCACAACTGGCTTTCTATCCGCCCCATCCCAACTACACCTGGGCCTTCGACGACATCATTGTCTTTGCCTACTCCTGCCAGGAGGCTG GTGCGGAGGTCTATGTGTGCAACCAGCACCACTTTGGTTACATCAATGTTCCCGTGAAGGCCCACCAGACGCTGGAGGATGATCATGCCAACTTTGTGCATCTCACACTGGAGGCCATGG TGGATGGTCCCCCCATGCAGCGCTCCAGGCACATTTCCCTCCTGCCCAGGCCGCTCACAAAAATGGGCTTTGATGAA atCTTCCTGATCAACCTGGTGCGGAGGCCAGACCGGCGGCAGCGAATGCTGgcatccctgcaggagctggagattGTTCCACGGGTTGTGGATGCTGTGGATGGCAG CACCCTCAACAGCAGTGACATCAAGGTGCTGGGTGTGGACCTGCTACCTGGGTACTATGATCCCTTCTCCGGTCGCACGCTTACCAAGGGCGAGGTTGGCTGCTTCCTCAGCCACTACAATATCTGGAAGGAG ATTGTGTCCCGGGGGCTGGAGCAGTCAGTGGTCTTCGAGGATGATGTGCGCTTCGAGGCTGCCTTCCCAGCACGGCTGCAGCGGCTGatgaaggagctggagcaggcacagcaggactGGGACCTCAT CTACCTGGGGAGGAAACAGGTGAATGACGAGGACGAGGCACCTGTGAAGGGCGTGCGGAACCTGGTGGTGGCCGGGTACTCGTACTGGACACTGGCCTACGTCATCTCCTACCATGGGGCACAGAAGCTGCTGGCCACCAAACCCCTCTCCAAAATGCTGCCGGTGGATGAGTATCTGCCCATCATGTATGACAAGCACCCCAA CGAGGATTACAAGCGGCACTTCACCCCACGGAACTTGCTGGTGTTCTCGGCTCACCCCCTCCTGGTTTATCCCACTCACTATGCTGGGGACAGCAACTGGCTGAGTGACACCGAGACCTCCACCATCTGGGATGACGATGCCAAGACAACTGACTGGGTTGGCTCACAGAAGACTCAGAGGGACTCACGGGGGAGTGCTGGCCACCTCCGCTCCACGGCCCGCGACGAGCTCTGA
- the CERCAM gene encoding inactive glycosyltransferase 25 family member 3 isoform X4, whose amino-acid sequence MLQEWLGAVGKDYHSVAWKVQEEPSSYPDELGPKHWSDKRYENLMKLKQEALTYAREQQADYILFMDTDSILTNNQTLKFLMAQNKSVVAPMLDSQTFYSNFWCGITPQGYYRRTADYFPTKNRQRVGCFRVPMVYATFLIDLRKEETSQLAFYPPHPNYTWAFDDIIVFAYSCQEAGAEVYVCNQHHFGYINVPVKAHQTLEDDHANFVHLTLEAMVDGPPMQRSRHISLLPRPLTKMGFDEIFLINLVRRPDRRQRMLASLQELEIVPRVVDAVDGSTLNSSDIKVLGVDLLPGYYDPFSGRTLTKGEVGCFLSHYNIWKEIVSRGLEQSVVFEDDVRFEAAFPARLQRLMKELEQAQQDWDLIYLGRKQVNDEDEAPVKGVRNLVVAGYSYWTLAYVISYHGAQKLLATKPLSKMLPVDEYLPIMYDKHPNEDYKRHFTPRNLLVFSAHPLLVYPTHYAGDSNWLSDTETSTIWDDDAKTTDWVGSQKTQRDSRGSAGHLRSTARDEL is encoded by the exons ATGCTGCAGGAGTGGTTGGGGGCCGTGGGGAAGGACTATCACTCGGTGGCCTGGAAGGTGCAAGAGGAGCCCAG ctcctaCCCTGATGAGCTTGGTCCCAAGCACTGGAGTGACAAACGCTATGAAAACTTGATGAAGTTGAAGCAGGAAGCTCTCACCTATGCCCGGGAGCAGCAAGCAGACTACATCCTG TTCATGGACACTGACAGCATACTGACCAACAACCAGACCCTCAAGTTTCTCATGGCGCAGAACAAGTCAGTGGTGGCCCCCATGCTGGACTCGCAGACCTTCTACTCCAACTTCTGGTGTGGCATCACACCCCAG GGATACTATCGCCGGACAGCTGACTACTTCCCCACCAAGAACCGGCAGCGGGTGGGCTGCTTCCGTGTCCCCATGGTCTATGCCACCTTTCTGATCGACCTGCGGAAGGAGGAGACCTCACAACTGGCTTTCTATCCGCCCCATCCCAACTACACCTGGGCCTTCGACGACATCATTGTCTTTGCCTACTCCTGCCAGGAGGCTG GTGCGGAGGTCTATGTGTGCAACCAGCACCACTTTGGTTACATCAATGTTCCCGTGAAGGCCCACCAGACGCTGGAGGATGATCATGCCAACTTTGTGCATCTCACACTGGAGGCCATGG TGGATGGTCCCCCCATGCAGCGCTCCAGGCACATTTCCCTCCTGCCCAGGCCGCTCACAAAAATGGGCTTTGATGAA atCTTCCTGATCAACCTGGTGCGGAGGCCAGACCGGCGGCAGCGAATGCTGgcatccctgcaggagctggagattGTTCCACGGGTTGTGGATGCTGTGGATGGCAG CACCCTCAACAGCAGTGACATCAAGGTGCTGGGTGTGGACCTGCTACCTGGGTACTATGATCCCTTCTCCGGTCGCACGCTTACCAAGGGCGAGGTTGGCTGCTTCCTCAGCCACTACAATATCTGGAAGGAG ATTGTGTCCCGGGGGCTGGAGCAGTCAGTGGTCTTCGAGGATGATGTGCGCTTCGAGGCTGCCTTCCCAGCACGGCTGCAGCGGCTGatgaaggagctggagcaggcacagcaggactGGGACCTCAT CTACCTGGGGAGGAAACAGGTGAATGACGAGGACGAGGCACCTGTGAAGGGCGTGCGGAACCTGGTGGTGGCCGGGTACTCGTACTGGACACTGGCCTACGTCATCTCCTACCATGGGGCACAGAAGCTGCTGGCCACCAAACCCCTCTCCAAAATGCTGCCGGTGGATGAGTATCTGCCCATCATGTATGACAAGCACCCCAA CGAGGATTACAAGCGGCACTTCACCCCACGGAACTTGCTGGTGTTCTCGGCTCACCCCCTCCTGGTTTATCCCACTCACTATGCTGGGGACAGCAACTGGCTGAGTGACACCGAGACCTCCACCATCTGGGATGACGATGCCAAGACAACTGACTGGGTTGGCTCACAGAAGACTCAGAGGGACTCACGGGGGAGTGCTGGCCACCTCCGCTCCACGGCCCGCGACGAGCTCTGA